The Desulfuromonas sp. genome includes a region encoding these proteins:
- a CDS encoding HAD family hydrolase has translation MKKSRRPAVFLDRDGTINVEKSYLHRVEDFEFIPAAAAAIRRLNEAGFLVIVVTNQSGVARGYYGLDDVDALHRHLQGELGKVGAFIDAFYVCPHHPSEGVGAFGIDCSCRKGRPGMLLRAAEDHHIDLARSFMVGDKAAAVEAGLRAGCRSLLVLTGYGKSEAELASALGGRPVADLAAAVDYVLGQGIIKTD, from the coding sequence ATGAAAAAGTCAAGACGACCAGCGGTCTTCCTCGATCGGGACGGCACCATCAACGTCGAAAAGTCGTACCTGCACCGGGTGGAGGATTTTGAATTCATTCCCGCTGCCGCTGCCGCCATCCGCCGGCTCAATGAGGCCGGTTTCCTGGTCATCGTCGTGACCAACCAGTCGGGAGTCGCCCGGGGGTACTACGGTCTGGACGATGTGGATGCGCTCCATCGCCATCTTCAGGGGGAACTCGGCAAGGTAGGCGCCTTTATCGATGCCTTCTATGTCTGTCCTCACCATCCCAGCGAGGGGGTCGGCGCTTTCGGAATTGACTGCTCCTGCCGCAAGGGGAGGCCGGGCATGTTGCTTCGGGCCGCGGAGGATCACCATATCGACCTTGCGCGATCCTTCATGGTGGGGGACAAGGCCGCGGCCGTGGAGGCCGGCTTGCGGGCCGGTTGCCGTTCCCTTCTCGTTCTGACCGGCTACGGAAAAAGCGAGGCAGAACTTGCCAGTGCCCTGGGGGGGCGCCCCGTTGCCGACCTGGCAGCCGCGGTGGACTATGTTTTGGGTCAGGGTATAATCAAAACCGATTGA
- a CDS encoding YicC/YloC family endoribonuclease translates to MIKSMTGYGKGRSANETLGLTVEIKSVNHRFCDVSVKAPRSLMGLEAEIKKKVGERLRRGKIDVFVNQEMISIAPVVPTLNRTLAGAYVELFEQMRTEFAVDGGIPLGLLAAQKDVVVLRDADLDTEMVGDCLAQALRQALDSLEAMRSAEGEATEKAMESYLDSAEGLLGEIEKRAPEVSVEWKEKLTERLGRLSKDFEYDPQRVAQEIALFADRCDISEEVVRFNSHLDQFRKLFAQNEPVGRQMDFLLQELNRETNTMGSKSNDAELTRRVVSIKADLEKIREQVQNIE, encoded by the coding sequence ATGATAAAGAGCATGACCGGCTACGGCAAGGGACGCAGCGCCAATGAAACACTCGGGCTGACCGTCGAAATCAAATCAGTGAACCACCGTTTCTGCGACGTCTCGGTCAAGGCTCCCCGCTCCCTGATGGGGCTTGAGGCAGAGATAAAGAAAAAAGTCGGCGAGCGGCTGCGCAGAGGCAAGATCGACGTCTTCGTGAACCAGGAAATGATATCGATCGCCCCGGTCGTGCCGACTCTGAACCGAACGCTGGCCGGTGCCTACGTAGAACTTTTTGAACAGATGCGCACCGAATTCGCCGTCGATGGCGGGATACCTCTTGGCCTTCTCGCCGCACAGAAAGATGTGGTCGTCCTTCGCGACGCGGACCTGGACACGGAGATGGTCGGGGACTGTCTCGCGCAGGCCCTTCGGCAGGCCCTGGACTCTCTGGAGGCAATGCGCAGCGCCGAAGGCGAAGCGACGGAAAAGGCGATGGAGAGCTACCTCGATTCCGCCGAAGGACTTTTGGGGGAGATTGAGAAGCGGGCCCCCGAAGTTTCGGTAGAGTGGAAGGAAAAGCTGACCGAGCGTCTCGGTCGGTTGAGCAAGGATTTCGAATACGACCCCCAGCGGGTTGCCCAGGAAATCGCCCTCTTTGCCGACCGCTGCGATATCTCCGAGGAGGTCGTTCGCTTCAACAGCCATCTCGACCAGTTTCGCAAGTTGTTTGCCCAGAACGAGCCGGTGGGGAGGCAGATGGATTTCCTTCTTCAGGAATTGAACCGGGAGACCAACACCATGGGTTCCAAATCGAACGATGCCGAATTGACCCGCCGGGTGGTGAGTATCAAGGCCGATTTGGAGAAGATCAGGGAGCAGGTTCAGAATATCGAGTAA
- the rpoZ gene encoding DNA-directed RNA polymerase subunit omega, with protein sequence MARITVEDCLHQVPNRFLLVMVAAKRTKQLYKGSQPLIENKGGNKKVVLSLREVAAGKVDFEMPVRKG encoded by the coding sequence ATGGCACGCATCACCGTTGAAGATTGCCTGCATCAGGTTCCCAACAGATTCCTGTTGGTCATGGTGGCCGCCAAGCGCACCAAGCAGTTGTACAAAGGAAGCCAACCCCTGATTGAAAACAAGGGCGGTAATAAAAAAGTTGTACTCAGCCTGAGGGAAGTCGCAGCGGGGAAGGTCGACTTTGAGATGCCCGTCCGCAAGGGTTGA
- a CDS encoding bifunctional (p)ppGpp synthetase/guanosine-3',5'-bis(diphosphate) 3'-pyrophosphohydrolase, translated as MVRIGDILEKIHSYDTSADLDAVRKAYVFCAHVHKGQVRLSGVPYLTHPMEVANILADLRLDVATIITGLLHDTVEDTLVTKDQLEENFGPEVAALVDGVTKLGKMTFRTREERQAESFRKMLLAMARDIRVILVKLADRLHNMRTLDHQPEARGRDIAQETLDIYAPLANRLGISWIKGEMEDLSFRHVRPEVFYDLVGKVAKKKTERENYIGEAKSGILKKLEEHRIEGEVSGRSKHLYSIYLKMEKQGIDFDQVFDLIALRIIVKTVRDCYAVLGIIHSSWKPIPGRFKDYIAMPKANMYQSLHTTVIGPHGERMEVQIRTEDMHRVAEEGIAAHWAYKEGKALVGGGPGDDHRFGWLRQMLEWHQELKDSREFMDSVKVDLFPEEVYVFTPQGDVKELPKGATPIDFAYSVHTDVGHRCVGARINGKLVPLKTHLKNGDMVEVMTAANHTPSKDWLKFVSTSKARNRIRQWVKTQERERSIEMGKELVEKDLRKYGIGFKRLLTTEEWAHAVEELGFQGGDDLLAAIGYGKVSLGQVLGRVVPQEKLKAERAKAAPKAGRLGRVLEKIRKKPTSGIKIDGVEDIMVRFAKCCNPLPGDPVVGFITRGRGVTVHANECPHVLEADLERRVEVEWDQKKKASRPAKIRVHCADQKGMLTGIAGAISTCEANIISANVHSTVDRKGVNTFEVDVQDLDHLNRVVNAILKIKGVYKVERMRN; from the coding sequence ATGGTTCGCATCGGCGATATTCTAGAAAAAATCCATTCCTACGACACCTCGGCAGATCTCGACGCGGTGCGTAAGGCCTACGTTTTTTGCGCTCACGTGCATAAAGGACAGGTCCGCCTCTCCGGCGTACCCTACCTGACCCACCCCATGGAAGTGGCCAATATCCTCGCCGACCTGCGCCTGGACGTGGCCACGATCATCACCGGCCTTCTGCATGACACCGTAGAGGATACTCTGGTCACCAAGGACCAGCTCGAAGAGAATTTCGGCCCAGAGGTCGCAGCCCTTGTCGACGGGGTCACCAAACTCGGCAAGATGACCTTCCGTACCCGGGAGGAGCGGCAGGCGGAAAGCTTTCGCAAGATGCTCCTCGCCATGGCCAGGGATATCCGTGTCATCCTGGTCAAACTGGCCGACCGCCTCCACAATATGCGCACCCTCGACCATCAACCGGAAGCGAGGGGGCGGGATATCGCCCAGGAAACTCTCGATATCTACGCTCCGCTCGCTAACCGTCTCGGTATCAGCTGGATTAAGGGCGAAATGGAGGACCTTTCCTTTCGTCATGTCAGGCCGGAGGTCTTTTACGACCTTGTCGGCAAGGTCGCCAAGAAGAAGACGGAGCGTGAAAACTATATCGGAGAGGCCAAGTCCGGTATTCTCAAAAAACTTGAGGAACACCGCATTGAGGGGGAGGTTTCGGGCAGATCGAAGCATCTGTATTCCATCTACCTGAAGATGGAAAAGCAGGGAATCGACTTCGACCAGGTCTTCGACCTGATCGCCCTCCGAATCATCGTCAAGACGGTGCGGGACTGTTATGCCGTGCTCGGCATCATCCATTCGTCATGGAAGCCGATACCGGGGCGCTTCAAGGACTACATCGCCATGCCCAAGGCGAACATGTATCAATCCCTCCATACCACCGTCATCGGACCCCACGGGGAGCGGATGGAGGTCCAGATACGCACCGAGGACATGCACCGGGTGGCTGAGGAGGGGATTGCCGCTCATTGGGCCTACAAGGAAGGAAAGGCTCTTGTCGGGGGCGGCCCCGGGGACGACCATCGCTTCGGCTGGCTGCGTCAGATGCTCGAGTGGCACCAAGAACTCAAGGATTCCAGGGAGTTCATGGACTCGGTCAAGGTCGATCTGTTCCCCGAGGAAGTCTACGTTTTCACCCCTCAGGGGGATGTGAAAGAACTTCCCAAGGGGGCCACGCCCATCGATTTTGCCTACAGCGTACATACCGATGTCGGGCATCGTTGCGTTGGAGCCCGGATCAACGGAAAGCTGGTCCCGCTCAAGACCCATCTCAAGAACGGAGACATGGTCGAGGTGATGACCGCGGCCAACCACACGCCCAGCAAGGACTGGCTGAAGTTTGTCAGCACCTCCAAGGCTCGTAATCGAATCCGCCAGTGGGTCAAGACCCAGGAGCGGGAACGAAGCATCGAAATGGGCAAGGAACTGGTGGAGAAGGATCTCCGCAAGTACGGAATAGGGTTTAAGCGGCTTCTGACCACTGAGGAGTGGGCGCATGCCGTGGAGGAGTTGGGATTCCAGGGGGGCGATGACCTGCTCGCCGCTATCGGCTACGGAAAAGTCTCTCTCGGCCAGGTGCTCGGCCGCGTCGTTCCCCAGGAGAAACTGAAGGCAGAACGCGCCAAGGCGGCCCCCAAGGCAGGACGACTCGGACGGGTCCTGGAGAAAATCCGAAAAAAGCCGACCAGCGGAATAAAAATCGACGGTGTTGAGGATATCATGGTCCGGTTTGCCAAGTGCTGTAATCCACTTCCGGGGGATCCGGTCGTCGGTTTCATCACCCGGGGACGGGGAGTGACGGTGCATGCCAATGAGTGCCCTCATGTCCTTGAGGCGGACCTCGAGAGACGCGTCGAAGTGGAGTGGGACCAGAAGAAAAAGGCCTCTCGTCCGGCAAAGATTCGAGTGCACTGTGCGGATCAGAAGGGGATGCTGACCGGGATTGCCGGGGCCATCTCAACCTGCGAGGCCAATATCATCAGCGCCAATGTCCATTCGACCGTCGATCGAAAGGGAGTAAATACCTTCGAGGTGGATGTGCAGGACCTGGATCACCTCAACCGGGTGGTCAACGCCATTCTCAAGATCAAGGGAGTGTACAAGGTGGAGAGAATGCGCAATTAA
- a CDS encoding RidA family protein, producing the protein MTITRIETEQAPAAIGPYSQGVRAGDYVFFSGQIPLDPVNGEMIAGGIEAQAEQVMSNMGAALEGAGLCFEQVVKTTIFLTDLAEFAVVNEIYGRRFPGISPARATVQVAALPKGARVEIEWTAFCG; encoded by the coding sequence ATGACGATTACAAGAATCGAAACGGAGCAGGCCCCTGCGGCTATCGGACCCTATTCGCAGGGGGTCAGGGCGGGGGATTATGTCTTTTTTTCGGGGCAGATTCCCCTCGATCCTGTCAATGGAGAGATGATCGCCGGAGGTATCGAGGCTCAGGCGGAGCAGGTGATGAGCAACATGGGAGCTGCTCTCGAGGGGGCCGGTCTGTGTTTTGAGCAGGTGGTCAAGACTACCATCTTTCTGACGGATCTGGCGGAATTCGCCGTTGTCAACGAGATTTACGGAAGGCGGTTTCCTGGGATTTCCCCTGCACGAGCCACGGTTCAGGTTGCAGCTCTGCCGAAGGGCGCCAGGGTCGAGATCGAGTGGACGGCTTTTTGCGGTTGA
- the rpmB gene encoding 50S ribosomal protein L28, with protein sequence MARVCEICGKRPTTGNNVSHAHNKTRKVWYPNLQKIKAIDKGTVRTVKVCTRCIRSGAVTKAL encoded by the coding sequence ATGGCAAGAGTTTGTGAAATCTGTGGAAAAAGACCTACGACTGGCAATAATGTCAGTCATGCACATAACAAGACCCGGAAAGTCTGGTATCCCAACCTGCAGAAAATCAAGGCGATCGACAAAGGCACCGTGCGCACCGTAAAGGTTTGCACCCGCTGCATCCGGTCAGGGGCTGTCACCAAGGCGCTCTGA
- a CDS encoding DUF523 domain-containing protein, whose protein sequence is MPRPILVSACLLGLQTRYDGAAKRNAAVLRYLADRNLTPVPVCPEQLAGLATPRPATRFTSGDGTGVLNGTGTVKNSEGKIVNDAFLRGASETLEVARLSGCTEALLKERSPSCGVHQVYLEETIVPGQGVACALLSRRGFQVRSEEDL, encoded by the coding sequence ATGCCCCGCCCCATCCTGGTCAGCGCCTGCCTGCTCGGTCTCCAGACCCGGTACGACGGAGCCGCGAAACGCAACGCCGCAGTGCTCCGCTACCTTGCCGACCGGAACCTGACCCCCGTACCGGTCTGTCCCGAACAGCTCGCGGGACTGGCCACGCCACGGCCTGCCACCCGATTCACCTCTGGCGACGGAACCGGGGTGCTTAACGGAACCGGAACGGTCAAAAACAGCGAGGGGAAGATCGTCAACGATGCCTTCCTGAGGGGCGCGTCAGAGACTTTGGAAGTCGCCCGTCTGTCCGGTTGCACTGAAGCCCTGCTCAAGGAGCGCAGCCCCTCCTGTGGTGTTCATCAGGTCTATTTGGAAGAGACGATTGTCCCGGGTCAGGGAGTGGCATGCGCTCTTCTGTCGCGCCGCGGCTTTCAAGTGCGCTCCGAAGAGGACCTCTGA
- the purN gene encoding phosphoribosylglycinamide formyltransferase, which produces MARKVRIGALASGGGTNLQAIIDACQNGSLDAEIALVFTNNPEAGALKRARKAGIACSVLDHREFQSREDFDRAVVQTLQDAGVELVILAGFMRLISEVFLDAFPGRIMNIHPALLPAFPGLHVQRKALEYGARFAGCTVHFVDKGVDTGPIIIQAVVPVLDDDTEESLSARILVQEHRVYPRAIQLFAEGRLQIEGRRVRISPPLTPAEASLANPPLDA; this is translated from the coding sequence TTGGCCCGAAAAGTGCGCATCGGGGCCCTTGCCTCCGGCGGGGGAACCAACCTGCAAGCCATCATCGACGCCTGCCAGAACGGTTCGCTCGATGCTGAAATCGCCCTCGTCTTCACCAACAACCCCGAGGCCGGCGCCCTGAAGCGGGCGCGAAAGGCCGGCATCGCCTGCAGTGTTCTCGACCACCGCGAATTCCAGAGTCGTGAGGATTTCGACCGCGCGGTCGTACAGACCCTTCAGGATGCCGGGGTGGAATTAGTGATCCTGGCAGGCTTCATGCGCCTGATTTCCGAGGTCTTCCTCGACGCCTTCCCAGGACGGATCATGAATATCCACCCGGCCCTGTTGCCGGCCTTTCCTGGTCTTCATGTCCAACGAAAGGCACTGGAATACGGGGCCCGCTTTGCCGGGTGCACGGTCCATTTCGTCGACAAGGGGGTCGACACCGGCCCCATCATCATCCAGGCGGTGGTTCCGGTGCTTGACGACGACACGGAAGAATCCCTGTCGGCGCGCATCCTCGTGCAGGAACACCGGGTCTATCCACGGGCCATCCAGCTTTTCGCCGAAGGACGGTTGCAGATCGAGGGACGCCGGGTTCGCATCTCTCCGCCCCTCACTCCGGCAGAAGCGTCCCTGGCCAATCCGCCCCTGGACGCCTGA
- the purM gene encoding phosphoribosylformylglycinamidine cyclo-ligase, with product MGKEPKATYKDAGVDIDAGNRFVELIKPLVRATSRPEVLTDIGGFGGLFSLHVDKYEKPTLVAATDGVGTKLKLAFLLDKHDTVGIDLVAMCVNDIVVQGAEPLFFLDYLATGKLAPEKGADIVRGIAEGCKQSGCALIGGETAEMPGFYADGEYDLAGFSVGVVDNSRIVDGSSITVGDRVIGIASSGLHSNGYSLARKVLFERMGLALDATLPEIGRPLGEELITPTRIYVKAILNLLRDFQIKGIAHITGGGVVENIPRILPKHCQAIIEKNSWDKPPIFEVLRQGGNIDELEMYRTFNYGIGMVLVVPEEEAEDVMLRLSGLKETAFPIGEIAKCSKEDERIQLV from the coding sequence TTGGGTAAAGAACCGAAGGCTACCTATAAGGATGCCGGCGTCGATATCGATGCCGGCAATCGTTTTGTCGAACTCATCAAGCCTCTTGTCAGAGCCACTTCGCGGCCAGAAGTGCTGACCGACATCGGCGGGTTCGGGGGACTCTTTTCCCTGCACGTGGACAAGTACGAAAAGCCCACCCTGGTGGCGGCGACCGACGGGGTGGGGACCAAGCTGAAGCTTGCCTTCCTTCTGGACAAGCACGACACGGTCGGCATCGACCTGGTGGCCATGTGCGTCAACGATATCGTCGTGCAGGGCGCCGAGCCCCTGTTCTTCCTCGACTACCTGGCCACCGGCAAGCTCGCCCCGGAGAAGGGAGCGGACATTGTCCGGGGAATCGCCGAAGGGTGCAAGCAGAGCGGCTGTGCCCTCATCGGCGGTGAGACCGCCGAGATGCCCGGGTTTTATGCCGATGGAGAGTACGACCTGGCAGGCTTCTCCGTGGGTGTCGTTGACAACAGCCGCATCGTCGACGGATCGTCCATCACCGTCGGCGACCGGGTGATCGGCATCGCTTCCAGCGGCCTTCACTCCAACGGCTATTCCCTGGCCCGCAAGGTCCTGTTTGAGCGGATGGGCCTTGCCCTGGATGCGACCCTGCCCGAGATCGGCCGGCCCCTGGGAGAGGAACTCATCACCCCCACCCGGATCTATGTCAAAGCGATACTCAATCTCCTGCGGGACTTCCAGATCAAGGGAATCGCCCACATCACCGGGGGCGGGGTCGTGGAGAACATCCCCCGGATATTGCCCAAGCACTGCCAGGCCATTATCGAGAAGAACAGCTGGGACAAGCCCCCCATCTTCGAGGTCCTTCGCCAAGGTGGCAATATCGACGAACTGGAAATGTACCGCACCTTCAACTACGGCATCGGCATGGTGCTGGTGGTTCCGGAAGAAGAAGCAGAAGACGTGATGCTGCGCCTTTCGGGTCTGAAGGAAACCGCATTCCCGATCGGCGAAATCGCCAAGTGCTCCAAAGAGGACGAGCGAATCCAGTTGGTGTAA
- the rimI gene encoding ribosomal protein S18-alanine N-acetyltransferase has translation MPDCHTIRQMTPEDLEAVLALESTCYRQPWSRELFLRELENPHAEIDLLWIGNRLAGFLCSWMIGPELEIHNVATSPELRRGGVGSSLLRHVLSRGRSRGLERAFLEVRKGNLAAIALYRAFGFSTVAVRTGYYQDGEDALIMELHEADAPE, from the coding sequence ATGCCCGACTGCCACACCATTCGCCAGATGACGCCGGAAGACCTGGAAGCTGTCCTGGCCCTCGAATCGACCTGCTATCGACAGCCCTGGTCGAGAGAGCTGTTCCTTCGGGAGCTTGAAAACCCCCATGCCGAAATCGATCTTTTGTGGATTGGTAACCGCCTCGCAGGTTTCCTCTGTTCCTGGATGATCGGCCCGGAGTTGGAAATTCACAACGTGGCCACGTCACCCGAGCTGCGCAGGGGCGGGGTGGGGAGTTCTCTTCTGCGCCACGTCCTTTCACGCGGCAGGTCCCGGGGGCTGGAGCGCGCTTTTCTTGAAGTGCGAAAGGGGAACTTGGCCGCCATAGCCCTTTACCGGGCTTTCGGGTTTTCTACTGTCGCGGTACGGACGGGGTATTATCAGGACGGCGAAGACGCCCTCATCATGGAGCTTCACGAGGCTGACGCGCCGGAATAG
- a CDS encoding dihydroorotate dehydrogenase electron transfer subunit has product MKDYKTVVLSNQEISPGYFRMRLLAPGAEEMVRAGQFVMLRVGRDLAPLLRRPFGVFRTGFLPPDCEGLPPKEYIELLYKVVGRGTATMSALHEGDQVELMAPLGKGFDLGAPGGQSILVGGGIGLVPLFLLAAELAKTGRVNLLIGVRTRDDIIAVTEFERLGVETYVSTEDGSLGEQGLVTRVLQSKLDEEPGAGVYACGPMPMLEAVHSICADRGVPLQVSLEALMACGVGACLGCVVKGAGHSEGKPRFLCTCKEGPVFRAEQLDWSRIGQEEGYCEGCRS; this is encoded by the coding sequence ATGAAAGATTACAAAACCGTTGTACTCTCCAATCAGGAAATCTCTCCCGGTTACTTCCGGATGCGCCTTCTGGCCCCGGGAGCCGAAGAGATGGTCCGGGCGGGTCAGTTTGTTATGCTTCGGGTAGGAAGGGACCTGGCCCCTTTGCTGCGCCGCCCCTTCGGGGTCTTTCGCACAGGCTTTCTGCCGCCCGACTGCGAGGGGCTTCCCCCCAAGGAGTATATCGAACTGCTCTACAAGGTGGTGGGGCGCGGCACTGCGACTATGAGCGCCCTTCACGAAGGGGATCAGGTCGAACTGATGGCTCCGCTCGGCAAGGGGTTCGATCTCGGTGCCCCGGGGGGGCAGAGCATCCTCGTCGGAGGCGGGATCGGACTTGTTCCTTTGTTCCTGCTGGCCGCAGAACTGGCCAAAACGGGTCGGGTCAATCTTCTCATCGGAGTACGCACCCGGGACGACATCATCGCCGTGACCGAGTTCGAGAGACTTGGTGTGGAGACCTACGTCTCCACCGAAGACGGCAGCCTGGGCGAGCAAGGTCTGGTGACCCGGGTTCTGCAGAGCAAACTCGACGAGGAGCCCGGCGCTGGCGTGTACGCATGCGGGCCGATGCCCATGCTTGAGGCGGTTCATTCCATCTGTGCCGATCGGGGAGTGCCCCTGCAGGTCTCCCTTGAGGCGCTCATGGCATGCGGTGTCGGGGCCTGCCTCGGTTGCGTCGTCAAGGGGGCGGGTCACAGCGAGGGGAAACCGCGCTTTTTGTGCACATGCAAGGAGGGTCCCGTGTTTCGGGCCGAGCAACTTGATTGGAGCAGGATCGGTCAGGAGGAAGGATACTGCGAGGGGTGCAGATCATGA
- a CDS encoding dihydroorotate dehydrogenase codes for MRQGEAIVSEGDERPSLAVEVAGIQMKNPVMPASGTFGYGEEYAPYLDLERIGAIVTKGLSLKPKAGNPTPRIAETPGGMLNAIGLQNVGIDAFVEHKLPFLREVNTPVIVNFFGNTLEEYGEVATRLSDLPEVAGVELNISCPNVKQGGIVFGTDPEAAAAVVGVVRQRLAKPLIVKLTPNVTDITVMARAVEEAGADAISCINTLTGMAVDIRTRRPKLANTTGGLSGPAIRPVAVRMVHQVARAVKVPVIGVGGVMEAEDALEFLVAGATAVQVGTANFVEPTAMLKVIEGIEQFCIEEGIADIRELIGSLRP; via the coding sequence ATGAGACAGGGAGAAGCTATCGTGTCGGAGGGGGACGAGCGTCCTAGCCTGGCCGTGGAGGTCGCGGGAATCCAAATGAAGAACCCGGTCATGCCGGCTTCGGGGACCTTCGGTTACGGCGAGGAGTATGCCCCTTATCTCGACCTGGAGAGGATCGGTGCCATTGTCACCAAGGGGCTGTCCCTGAAGCCCAAGGCGGGCAATCCCACGCCCCGCATCGCCGAGACGCCCGGCGGCATGCTCAACGCCATCGGGCTGCAGAACGTCGGCATAGACGCCTTTGTCGAACACAAACTGCCGTTCCTGCGCGAGGTCAACACCCCCGTCATCGTCAATTTCTTCGGCAACACCCTGGAGGAGTACGGTGAAGTGGCCACTCGCCTTTCGGACCTTCCTGAAGTCGCCGGGGTGGAGCTTAACATTTCCTGTCCCAACGTCAAGCAGGGGGGGATCGTCTTCGGCACCGACCCGGAGGCCGCCGCCGCCGTCGTCGGCGTGGTTCGCCAACGCCTGGCCAAACCCCTGATCGTCAAGCTGACTCCCAACGTGACCGATATCACGGTCATGGCGAGAGCCGTCGAGGAGGCCGGCGCCGACGCAATCAGCTGTATCAACACCCTGACCGGCATGGCGGTGGACATCCGCACCCGCCGTCCTAAACTGGCCAACACGACCGGCGGACTCTCCGGCCCGGCCATTCGGCCGGTTGCCGTGCGCATGGTCCACCAGGTCGCCCGTGCGGTAAAGGTCCCGGTCATCGGCGTGGGGGGCGTCATGGAAGCCGAAGACGCTCTGGAGTTCCTTGTCGCCGGGGCCACCGCCGTGCAGGTCGGCACCGCCAACTTCGTGGAACCGACGGCCATGCTGAAGGTCATCGAGGGGATAGAGCAGTTCTGCATCGAGGAGGGGATCGCGGATATCCGGGAACTGATCGGCAGTCTCCGCCCGTAA
- a CDS encoding DHH family phosphoesterase produces MEVITTHVNADFDCLGAMIAAKKLYPRAQLVFAGAQERSLREFFLRSALYAYDFKRIRDIDLDAITRLILVDVRQSQRIGPFGAVAERDGVEIHIYDHHPSGQADIRGTLELIEPVGATVTVFSQLFMERGITPDPEEATMMMLGLYEDTGSLLFSSTTVRDYQAAAFLLSCGANLDTVSDFLTQ; encoded by the coding sequence ATGGAAGTCATCACCACTCACGTCAATGCCGATTTCGACTGCCTCGGCGCCATGATCGCGGCCAAGAAGCTCTATCCCCGGGCCCAACTTGTTTTCGCCGGCGCCCAGGAGCGCAGCCTCCGTGAATTTTTTCTCAGAAGCGCTCTTTATGCCTACGACTTCAAGCGAATCCGGGATATCGACCTCGATGCGATCACCCGCCTGATTCTGGTCGATGTCCGGCAATCGCAGCGCATCGGCCCCTTTGGAGCGGTTGCGGAACGGGACGGCGTCGAGATCCACATCTACGATCATCATCCGTCCGGACAGGCCGACATCCGTGGAACCCTCGAGCTCATCGAGCCGGTCGGGGCCACCGTCACCGTCTTTTCCCAGCTCTTCATGGAACGGGGTATCACCCCCGATCCCGAAGAGGCCACCATGATGATGCTTGGGCTGTACGAAGACACCGGCAGCCTGCTCTTCAGCTCCACCACCGTCCGGGACTACCAGGCGGCGGCCTTTCTCCTTTCCTGCGGCGCCAACCTCGACACCGTCTCCGACTTCCTCACCCAGTAG